In the genome of Streptomyces globosus, one region contains:
- a CDS encoding DUF6412 domain-containing protein yields the protein MDSSRRAGSFRALLAAFAGAAARLAPLLLFAGVLGLIAGQGGQGAVVVALAATAAAVSVGAAALAARLVRPVPPHRIRTAIRDREQRTAFLPQRDPDASGRSRPRAPGRLVPTAA from the coding sequence CTGGACAGCTCGCGCCGGGCGGGCTCGTTCCGGGCGCTGCTCGCGGCGTTCGCCGGCGCCGCCGCGCGCCTCGCGCCCCTGCTGCTGTTCGCCGGCGTCCTCGGGCTGATCGCCGGGCAGGGCGGGCAGGGTGCCGTCGTCGTCGCCCTCGCGGCGACCGCCGCCGCCGTGTCCGTGGGCGCCGCCGCCCTCGCGGCGCGCCTGGTGCGGCCCGTGCCGCCGCACCGAATACGCACAGCGATCCGTGATCGCGAGCAGCGCACGGCGTTCCTGCCGCAGCGCGATCCCGACGCCTCCGGCCGGTCGCGGCCGAGGGCACCCGGCCGTCTCGTCCCGACGGCCGCGTAG
- a CDS encoding fumarylacetoacetate hydrolase family protein, with translation MKLLRVGPVGAERPAVLDQDGILRDLSGLVADVDGALLADDCALSRVRAAVEAGSLPVLDPEGLRTGAPLGRIGKIVGIGLNYFGHAAEIGAEPPAEPILFLKAADTVVGPDDTVLIPRGSVKTDWEAELGVVIGSTARYLESAEEGLAHVAGYVLVNDVSEREFQIERGGTWDKGKNCETFTPVGPWLATADEIPDPQALGVRLWVNGELRQDGTTADQIFPVGEVVHYLSRFMTLHPGDVVITGTPGGVAMGRPEPKPYLRAGDVVELEIDGLGRQRQEFKDA, from the coding sequence ATGAAGCTGCTGCGTGTCGGACCGGTCGGGGCGGAGCGCCCCGCAGTCCTCGACCAGGACGGGATCCTGCGCGACCTGTCCGGCCTGGTCGCCGACGTGGACGGCGCCCTCCTCGCCGACGACTGCGCCCTGTCCCGGGTGCGCGCCGCGGTGGAGGCCGGGTCCCTTCCGGTGCTCGACCCGGAGGGGCTGCGGACCGGCGCCCCGCTGGGCCGCATCGGCAAGATCGTGGGTATCGGGCTGAACTACTTCGGGCACGCCGCCGAGATCGGGGCGGAGCCGCCGGCCGAGCCGATCCTGTTCCTGAAGGCCGCCGACACGGTCGTCGGCCCCGACGACACTGTGCTGATTCCGCGCGGCAGCGTGAAGACGGACTGGGAGGCCGAGCTCGGAGTCGTCATCGGCAGCACCGCCCGGTACCTGGAGTCCGCGGAGGAGGGCCTGGCGCACGTCGCCGGGTACGTCCTCGTCAACGACGTCTCGGAGCGCGAGTTCCAGATCGAGCGCGGCGGCACCTGGGACAAGGGCAAGAACTGCGAGACGTTCACCCCGGTCGGCCCGTGGCTCGCCACCGCCGACGAGATCCCGGACCCGCAGGCCCTCGGCGTCCGGCTGTGGGTGAACGGGGAGCTCCGGCAGGACGGCACCACCGCCGACCAGATCTTCCCCGTCGGCGAGGTCGTGCACTACCTGAGCCGGTTCATGACGCTGCACCCCGGCGACGTGGTCATCACGGGCACGCCGGGGGGCGTGGCGATGGGCCGGCCGGAGCCGAAGCCGTACCTGCGGGCCGGCGACGTCGTCGAGCTGGAGATCGACGGGCTGGGGCGGCAGCGGCAGGAGTTCAAGGACGCCTGA
- a CDS encoding YidC/Oxa1 family membrane protein insertase: MSVFTRVVVELGRLLEPVLAESATAAAIVLFTVLVRLALHPLNRAAFKGATPVAGCLPVLLQLPVFFLMYQAFTTSGELLGHRLFAAPLGGTWAGALGEGGLFGAQGLVYLVLFAVIAAVAAWSTVRGRRAAAAAAAAAPVRGKAAPVRARAAAGRSAAAVPELTAEQQEAMRRLGGVLPLLSFGTLVTAAVVPLAAGLYLAATTAWSVAERAWLEHRRDRLAAVGTAAAGGPAADRRT; the protein is encoded by the coding sequence GTGTCCGTTTTCACCCGTGTTGTTGTCGAGTTGGGCCGGCTCCTGGAGCCGGTGCTGGCCGAATCCGCGACCGCTGCCGCGATCGTGCTGTTCACCGTCCTCGTACGGCTCGCCCTGCATCCCCTGAACAGGGCCGCCTTCAAGGGCGCCACGCCGGTGGCCGGCTGCCTGCCGGTGCTGCTCCAGCTGCCGGTGTTCTTCCTCATGTACCAGGCGTTCACCACGTCGGGGGAGCTGTTGGGGCACCGCCTGTTCGCGGCGCCGCTCGGCGGGACGTGGGCCGGTGCCCTGGGGGAGGGCGGCCTGTTCGGCGCGCAGGGGCTGGTGTACCTCGTGCTGTTCGCGGTGATCGCCGCCGTCGCCGCGTGGAGCACGGTGCGCGGGCGGCGGGCCGCGGCTGCCGCTGCCGCCGCGGCGCCGGTGCGGGGCAAGGCTGCGCCGGTACGGGCCAGGGCTGCCGCGGGCCGTTCCGCGGCGGCGGTGCCGGAGCTGACCGCCGAGCAGCAGGAGGCGATGCGCCGGCTGGGCGGCGTGCTGCCGCTGCTGTCCTTCGGGACGCTGGTGACGGCCGCCGTCGTGCCGCTGGCCGCCGGGCTGTACCTGGCCGCCACCACAGCATGGTCGGTCGCCGAGCGCGCATGGCTGGAGCACCGCCGGGACCGCCTTGCCGCCGTCGGGACGGCGGCGGCCGGCGGGCCTGCGGCGGACCGGCGCACCTGA
- a CDS encoding tetratricopeptide repeat protein: MRPDTPAEHIAEAERLIRTATRYPEDQEPLLLQAAAHLELADARERASALYDRLLAGEPADPYLIKALQAANLWEYGHEPEARALIQGIRAASPADPAPWEVIAEALEAHDELAASEECFTQAATLLISEDAPLTPATTALLTGRHRVRRLLGLPHDDWDMVADTRHTGPIPLDELHDPKRIWALGSDDPAELRAEIARLRAELGDRRAALSRPFPVAILHWPQRELAELLTGYPTLASEYPSHEAHLAQVEASLRALTASGTTNLGIVTASVPSYEAFAASEKTSPASPSLLPEYATTLAARGKATPWPPPPNAPCWCTSTKPYSECHGAT, from the coding sequence ATGCGCCCCGACACGCCTGCAGAGCACATCGCCGAAGCCGAGCGCCTGATCCGCACGGCGACCCGCTACCCCGAGGACCAGGAGCCCCTGCTGCTCCAGGCCGCCGCCCACCTGGAACTGGCCGACGCACGCGAACGGGCGAGCGCCCTCTACGACCGCCTCCTCGCGGGCGAGCCGGCCGACCCGTACCTGATCAAGGCGCTCCAGGCGGCAAACCTGTGGGAGTACGGGCACGAGCCGGAGGCCCGCGCCCTCATCCAGGGCATCCGCGCCGCGTCCCCCGCGGACCCGGCGCCCTGGGAGGTCATCGCCGAGGCCCTCGAAGCCCACGACGAGCTGGCCGCGTCCGAGGAGTGCTTCACCCAGGCGGCCACGCTCCTGATCTCGGAGGACGCCCCCCTCACCCCGGCGACGACGGCGCTGCTGACCGGCCGGCACCGCGTCCGCCGCCTCCTCGGACTGCCGCACGACGACTGGGACATGGTCGCGGACACCCGCCACACCGGCCCGATCCCGCTGGACGAACTGCACGACCCCAAGCGCATCTGGGCCCTCGGCTCCGACGACCCGGCCGAGCTCCGCGCCGAGATCGCCCGCCTCCGCGCGGAACTGGGCGACCGCCGAGCGGCCCTGTCCCGCCCGTTCCCGGTGGCGATCCTGCACTGGCCGCAGCGCGAGCTGGCCGAACTCCTGACGGGCTACCCGACGCTGGCGTCGGAGTACCCCTCGCACGAGGCGCACCTGGCCCAGGTGGAGGCCTCGCTGCGCGCCCTAACCGCCTCGGGCACGACGAACCTCGGCATCGTCACGGCGAGCGTCCCGTCGTACGAGGCGTTCGCGGCGTCGGAGAAGACCTCCCCGGCGTCCCCGTCCCTCCTCCCGGAGTACGCGACGACCCTGGCGGCCCGAGGCAAGGCCACCCCCTGGCCCCCGCCCCCGAACGCCCCGTGCTGGTGCACGTCCACCAAGCCCTACTCGGAATGCCACGGCGCCACGTAG
- a CDS encoding class E sortase translates to MRDHMRVVVQGRGGRSRRGGLARVLWAAAELTVTVGVVLLLLVVHQVWWTNRQAAAAAGRRVAALEEAWRTVPGPGAGAGAAAESLASPEPSGAPAAASPSPSEAVGAGGAADRSRDGAAYGVLRIPRLGVAVPVARGIDKRSVLDKGYAGHYPGTAEPGAQGNFALAGHRNTHGEPFRYVNRLRPGDELVVEVRGRRYAYTVDRILPETAPRDTGVIAPVPRSAVRPGYG, encoded by the coding sequence GTGCGGGATCACATGCGTGTGGTGGTGCAGGGGCGCGGCGGGCGCTCGCGCCGGGGCGGTCTCGCGCGGGTGCTGTGGGCGGCCGCCGAGTTGACCGTCACCGTGGGTGTGGTGCTGTTGTTGCTGGTGGTGCACCAGGTGTGGTGGACGAACCGGCAGGCCGCGGCGGCCGCAGGGCGGCGGGTCGCCGCGCTGGAAGAGGCCTGGCGGACGGTGCCTGGCCCGGGGGCGGGTGCCGGGGCGGCTGCGGAGTCGCTCGCGTCCCCGGAGCCGTCCGGGGCGCCGGCGGCGGCGTCGCCGTCGCCGTCGGAGGCTGTCGGTGCGGGCGGAGCCGCCGACCGGTCGCGGGACGGGGCGGCGTACGGGGTGCTGCGCATTCCGCGGCTCGGGGTGGCGGTGCCCGTCGCGCGCGGGATCGACAAGCGGAGCGTGCTCGACAAGGGGTACGCCGGCCACTACCCCGGGACCGCCGAGCCCGGCGCGCAGGGCAACTTCGCACTGGCCGGGCACCGCAACACGCACGGGGAGCCGTTTAGGTACGTGAATCGGCTGCGGCCCGGCGACGAGCTCGTCGTCGAGGTCCGGGGGCGGCGGTACGCGTACACCGTCGACCGCATCCTGCCCGAGACGGCGCCGCGCGACACCGGCGTGATCGCCCCGGTGCCGCGGAGCGCGGTCCGGCCGGGGTACGGGTAG
- a CDS encoding ALF repeat-containing protein, translated as MKLPRIASIVATAATAAMAPAVLIASPAFAVGATTTAPGLPASPTAPDTSPGTDGPTAPKPDEDPQAAKDRAAIQAILADPASGRGVREAAEKALKGTAADLRHFLEVEWAREQLEDDRVRVAQIGEAGGKAVRAAADKALDANTREAITEFLQNGQHTARFEDDKVELVKMLKGAGPGITKAVNKLLDGGTREEVRAFVATGQHTVRAEDDRGVLLGALKDAGPSLKAAIIALLEKNPTPAELRTFVTSTQHELRDADNTALIRAMLADAGPELKKAANAALKGTPADRAEFLATGQHTARDKDKAAGGGSGGGGKDGGGKGGSDTGNGAGADGSGAGSGSGGANGTTSSSNNATPAGGTGPLASTGANAQLAVAAGAGAAALGAGAGLLVAASRRRAAEAAR; from the coding sequence GTGAAGCTGCCCCGGATCGCCTCGATCGTGGCGACGGCCGCGACGGCCGCGATGGCCCCGGCCGTCCTGATCGCCTCGCCGGCCTTCGCCGTCGGCGCCACGACCACGGCGCCGGGCCTGCCGGCGTCCCCGACCGCCCCCGACACCTCCCCGGGCACCGACGGCCCGACGGCGCCGAAGCCCGACGAGGACCCGCAGGCCGCGAAGGACCGGGCCGCGATCCAGGCCATCCTCGCGGATCCGGCGAGCGGGCGGGGCGTCCGCGAGGCCGCCGAGAAGGCGCTGAAGGGGACGGCCGCGGACCTGCGGCACTTCCTGGAAGTGGAGTGGGCCCGGGAGCAGTTGGAGGACGACCGGGTGCGCGTCGCGCAGATCGGGGAGGCCGGCGGCAAGGCGGTGCGCGCGGCGGCCGACAAGGCGCTGGACGCCAACACGCGCGAGGCCATCACGGAGTTCCTGCAGAACGGGCAGCACACCGCCCGTTTCGAGGACGACAAGGTCGAGCTGGTGAAGATGCTGAAGGGCGCCGGCCCGGGCATCACCAAGGCGGTCAACAAGCTGCTGGACGGCGGGACGCGGGAGGAGGTCCGCGCGTTCGTCGCGACCGGGCAGCACACGGTCCGCGCCGAGGACGACCGGGGCGTGCTGCTGGGCGCGCTGAAGGACGCCGGGCCGAGCCTGAAGGCGGCCATCATCGCGCTGCTGGAGAAGAACCCCACCCCGGCGGAGCTGCGCACCTTCGTCACGAGCACCCAGCACGAGCTGCGCGACGCCGACAACACCGCCCTGATCCGGGCCATGCTCGCCGATGCCGGGCCGGAGCTGAAGAAGGCCGCCAACGCCGCCCTGAAGGGAACGCCCGCGGACCGCGCCGAGTTCCTCGCGACCGGGCAGCACACGGCCCGCGACAAGGACAAGGCCGCGGGCGGCGGCAGCGGCGGCGGGGGCAAGGACGGCGGCGGCAAGGGCGGCTCCGACACCGGGAACGGCGCCGGCGCCGACGGCTCGGGCGCCGGCTCGGGTTCCGGCGGCGCGAACGGCACGACGAGCAGCAGCAACAACGCCACGCCGGCCGGCGGCACGGGCCCGCTCGCGAGCACCGGCGCGAACGCCCAGCTCGCGGTCGCGGCAGGAGCCGGAGCCGCTGCCCTGGGCGCGGGCGCCGGCCTGCTGGTCGCCGCAAGCCGCCGCCGCGCCGCGGAAGCCGCGCGCTGA